Proteins encoded by one window of Xyrauchen texanus isolate HMW12.3.18 chromosome 24, RBS_HiC_50CHRs, whole genome shotgun sequence:
- the LOC127617829 gene encoding pre-mRNA-splicing factor syf2-like yields the protein MASGTEAVAPSGEEEITDTPGGQKREERLRKFRELHFKRNEARKINHQEVVEEDKRLKLPSNWEAKKARLEYELMVDQKKKECVERGEDYNRVKLLEVSAEDAERWERKKKKKNPDPGFSGYAEAQLRQYQRLTRQIKPDMENYERQRMECGEDFHPTSNSLIHGTHVPSKQSIDRMVEDVEKQIEKRSKYSRRRAYNDDADIDYINERNAKFNKKAERFYGKYTAEIKQNLERGTAV from the exons ATGGCGTCTGGCACAGAG GCTGTTGCTCCCAGCGGTGAAGAGGAAATCACAGATACTCCAGGAGGCcagaagagagaagagagacTGAGAAAATTCAGAGAGCTTCATTTCAAAAGG AATGAGGCTCGTAAGATAAACCATCaggaggtggtggaggaggacaagaggCTGAAGCTGCCATCTAACTGGGAGGCCAAGAAAGCTCGTCTGGAGTATGAGCTCATGGTGGATCAGAAGAAGAAG GAATGTGTGGAGCGTGGGGAGGACTACAACCGTGTGAAGCTCCTGGAGGTCAGTGCTGAAGATGCAGAGAGATGggagaggaagaaaaagaagaaaaaccctGATCCAGGATTCTCCG GGTACGCTGAGGCCCAGTTGAGACAGTACCAGAGACTGACAAGGCAGATTAAGCCTGATATGGAGAACTATGAGAGACAGAGAATGGAGTG TGGTGAAGATTTCCACCCCACCTCCAACAGTTTGATTCATGGAACTCACGTCCCTTCTAAACAGAGCATCGACCGCATGGTGGAGGACGTGGAGAAACA GATTGAGAAGCGTTCGAAATACAGCCGCCGCAGAGCCTACAACGACGATGCTGACATCGATTATATCAACGAGAGGAACGCCAAGTTTAACAAGAAGGCCGAACGTTTCTACGGCAAATACACAGCCGAGATCAAGCAGAACCTGGAGAGAGGAACCGCCGTGTAA